One window from the genome of Mauremys mutica isolate MM-2020 ecotype Southern chromosome 4, ASM2049712v1, whole genome shotgun sequence encodes:
- the LOC123370496 gene encoding interferon-induced very large GTPase 1-like isoform X2: MAFETIRQGRERLIALLLTTPDPVLDEVASLGIVTEEEYEALEKLAEPRERIRRLLIKIQRKGERGCEQFLECLQSLFPDFPPDLQPPGRRCVTQTNDAESLEGGAFSEKNEAENPEAAVTLGTNELENPGGATSLEKNDLENPENTPPHEENDLGNPDGSPSSGEIDPQNSEDATSSEKNDPEKLEEPEKPETMLSSGKGVVTPNSATTPIKDEPENPGTALPSKNDPESPGGARSSEKDAAAVSSKRADFEGSGNIPSHGEEGKTAAGKGTIEESRAESPGIASSVERNGAETPGAGASVEKSRAETPEDSVSVDRSGTEVPETSPNKVHAGRRGAVKTVLSKLRLRKFRNGKLRLRDLLEISPESLKDWTPYVLGDLPWHFLRKLMALNGTARSTSLGQGTSDEDTSEDEEGRVSGDVFSLREDKSRASLHPLDVLCAVLLCSDSFLQQEILSKMSMCQFALPLLLPALDTPKCTLMLWAMRDIVRKWRPHSLADSRGFRAESLVLTSMPTISFVRLGSCSFSKSKLLNEVLSPSQQHHDFFIHRDMDSGNVPREIADGLVEISWYFPAGRENLDLFPEPIAVTNLRGDIESHWPQFSFLTEVSSAVFIVTESISEKEYALLSSLQGSATKYYFILNSQAGKAKKTLGFLNILAPLLDMKKSQLLVKEQSNNSAELVKKLRSTLQGIMSSSPKSTSIQHMAVTARELGIQVDEDDGECWTALEHVQEITSEIQDMAKYKREMLRLQGDLWKNLAKVEKELCRMKGQRDVSPEDYRSQLRERWLELRRQQNQCDLTSGMVKFISGIGQLCPAEKHHFLKWMKFHLDHIARGNLSSLRAEYKEKCRTLGDDTQQLAELDELISASSLGVEHFLRELGQFYEAECSMVKERNLGNIQRQFVCLPGIAADLMLEGFPMELIDGDAANIPLQWVTDVLTELHAKLGGRSRMVVITVLGVQSTGKSTLLNTMFGLQFAVSSGRCTRGAFMSLIKVAENFQQELGCDFILVIDTEGLKAPELAKLEDSYEHDNELATLVIGLSDITIVNMAMENATEMKDVLQIVVHAFLRMEEIGHKPNCQFVHQNVSDVSAHEQNMRDRKHLLEQLDEMTKAAARLEKQSRVMKFSDIMDYDPEKHSWYIPGLWHGVPPMAPVNMGYSESVCELKKYLLEFMRHRSPRRASKNVPQFIKWVRSLWNAVKHENFIFSFRNSLVAEAYTQLSVMYAEWEWDFRKEIHLWMSKTETTIQNQSPDDLGPGTFEKLRLEIHQILHSGEQKMLQSLQSYFESGAGNLHLVEKYREDFHRSVTFLRHELESHLLCKSEEAIRIQKGRSKIDHLQTGYMKTIEGKVDGLLRDCRERDKALKPYELKREFAKMWKETLSELPLESLPLRQIHKDIHYQLCKDLENRGSLVKQMLHKAQNLLTYQSKPFCMKKEYLDLAWHKAAVEFITQQCTRELEEFTKSLMEECRKYVGQKVHSQGDYDQTYCRELLWMINQRLQENVTGKIRISASFEVDLKLHILGEAASTFQKMHEDFLKKNDPQCRLEELRPQYFSTFRDLYYEKDACQKRAFDFSHQCLIPALWEYMKKRLGIEIVDDFLSSGESIEYGSRSFFQFTVQKKLLEEMDFNNYMKYVSNYEGFVKAWIQTCLISHYRETGGLGELERMVLATIMKKIRDALESSECQDTLTISEFLEQFCQVMCKELVISKDNLEVILFKNTASVRQFSADIQTFLPQVEESILLGWEELGGEMVFTQLQFKPQDEIFKHVFGCGKQCPFCKVPCEAGGSDHKQHFASVHRPKGLGGYSYETTDRLVYSLCSSDVASSKSFKNLNTAFKWHPYKDYRQFYPTWCIQPDPSISASDYWKFIFTKFNHQFAREYNVQPANLPPEWKKITKEQALQSIREAFNME, from the exons ATGGCCTTTGAGACGATCCGCCAGGGCCGGGAGCGACTCATTGCCCTCCTTCTCACAACCCCCGACCCCGTCTTGGACGAAGTGGCCTCGCTGGGGATAGTCACCGAGGAGGAGTACGAGGCCTTGGAGAAGCTCGCGGAGCCCAGGGAGAGGATCCGAAGGCTGCTGATAAAGATCCAGAGGAAGGGGGAGCGCGGCTGTGAGCAGTTCCTGGAGTGTCTGCAGAGCCTCTTCCCAGACTTCCCGCCGGATTTACAGCCCCCAGGACGCC GGTGCGTAACTCAGACAAATGATGCAGAGAGTCTGGAAGGTGGCGCATTCTCCGAGAAGAACGAAGCAGAAAACCCAGAAGCTGCTGTAACCTTGGGCACAAATGAGCTAGAGAACCCAGGAGGTGCCACATCCCTAGAGAAGAATGATCTAGAAAATCCAGAAAACACTCCACCTCATGAGGAGAATGATCTAGGAAATCCAGATGGTAGCCCATCGTCAGGGGAGATTGATCCACAGAACTCAGAAGATGCCACGTCTTCAGAGAAGAATGATCCAGAGAAGCTGGAAGAACCTGAGAAGCCAGAAACCATGTTGTCCTCAGGGAAGGGAGTGGTGACACCAAATTCTGCAACAACCCCAATAAAGGATGAACCTGAAAATCCAGGAACTGCTTTACCCTCAAAGAATGATCCAGAGAGTCCAGGAGGTGCCAGATCCTCAGAGAAGGATGCAGCTGCTGTGTCCTCCAAGAGAGCAGATTTCGAAG GGTCTGGAAATATCCCCAGCCATGGAGAAGAAGGAAAAACCGCTGCAGGAAAAGGGACTATTGAAG AGAGCAGAGCCGAGTCACCAGGAATTGCCTCATCAGTGGAGAGGAATGGAGCTGAGACACCAGGAGCTGGTGCGTCGGTGGAGAAGAGCAGAGCCGAGACACCAGAAGATTCTGTGTCTGTGGACAGGAGTGGAACTGAGGTTCCAGAGACCTCTCCCAACAAAGTTCATGCAG ggagaagaggagccgTGAAGACCGTCTTGTCCAAGCTGAGACTCAGGAAGTTcagaaatgggaaactgaggctgagggATCTCCTGGAAATCAGCCCGGAAAGCCTGAAGGACTGGACTCCTTACGTCTTGGGAGATTTGCCTTGGCACTTCCTGAGAAAGCTCATGGCTCTGAACGGGACAGCCAGAAGCACAAGCCTTGGACAGGGGACATCTGATGAGGACACAAGTGAGGATGAGGAGGGTAGGGTGAGTGGGGATGTGTTTTCTCTAAGGGAAGACAAGTCTAGGGCCTCTCTACATCCCCTTGATGTTCTCTGTGCCGTGCTGCTTTGCTCAGACAGTTTCCTGCAGCAGGAGATCCTGTCCAAAATGTCCATGTGCCAGTTTGCCCTCCCTCTGCTGCTACCCGCCCTCGACACCCCCAAGTGCACCCTAATGCTGTGGGCCATGAGGGACATTGTGAGGAAGTGGAGGCCGCACTCCCTGGCAGACAGCAGAGGGTTCAGAGCGGAGAGCCTGGTGCTCACGTCAATGCCAACCATTTCCTTTGTgcggctggggagctgcagcttctccaagtCCAAACTCCTCAATGAGGttctcagcccctcccagcagcacCACGATTTCTTTATTCACCGCGACATGGATTCTGGGAATGTCCCTCGGGAAATCGCAGATGGGCTGGTCGAGATTTCCTGGTATTTTCCTGCTGGGAGGGAGAATTTGGATCTTTTCCCAGAGCCCATCGCAGTTACAAACCTGCGGGGAGACATTGAGTCGCACTGGCCGCAGTTCAGCTTTTTAACAGAGGTCTCCTCAGCAGTGTTCATAGTTACTGAGAGCATCAGTGAGAAAGAATATGCACTGTTATCATCTCTGCAGGGATCAGCCACTAAATACTACTTCATCCTTAACAGTCAGGCTGGGAAAGCCAAGAAAACGCTGGGATTCCTCAATATATTAGCCCCACTGCTGGATATGAAAAAATCACAACTTCTGGTGAAAGAGCAGAGCAACAACAGTGCAGAGCTGGTGAAAAAGCTGCGATCCACCCTACAGGGCATCATGAGCTCCTCTCCCAAGAGCACAAGCATCCAACACATGGCTGTGACGGCGCGGGAGCTAGGGATCCAGGTGGATGAAGATGATGGAGAATGTTGGACCGCCTTGGAGCACGTTCAAGAAATCACCTCTGAAATACAGGACATGGCAAAGTACAAGAGGGAAATGCTGAGGCTCCAAGGGGATCTGTGGAAGAACTTGGCTAAAGTGGAGAAAGAGCTGTGCCGGATGAAAGGCCAACGGGACGTCTCTCCGGAAGACTATAGATCCCAGCTGAGAGAAAGGTGGTTGGAGCTACGCAGGCAGCAGAACCAGTGTGACCTCACCAGCGGGATGGTTAAATTTATTAGTGGGATAGGACAACTGTGTCCAGCCGAGAAACATCACTTCCTGAAATGGATGAAGTTCCACCTGGATCACATCGCCAGGGGGAACCTCTCTAGCCTCCGGGCTGAGTATAAAGAGAAATGTCGCACTCTAGGGGATGACACACAACAGCTGGCAGAACTAGATGAACTAATCTCTGCCAGCTCCTTAGGGGTGGAGCATTTCCTGCGCGAGTTGGGGCAATTTTACGAGGCTGAATGCTCGATGGTGAAAGAAAGGAACTTGGGGAACATCCAAAGACAATTTGTTTGTCTCCCAGGCATAGCAGCTGACCTGATGCTGGAAGGGTTTCCCATGGAGCTGATTGATGGAGATGCAGCCAACATCCCATTGCAATGGGTGACAGATGTTCTGACAGAGCTCCATGCCAAGCTGGGGGGAAGGTCCAGAATGGTGGTTATAACAGTGCTGGGAGTGCAGAGCACTGGGAAATCCACCCTCCTCAACACCATGTTCGGCCTGCAGTTTGCAGTGAGCAGTGGCCGATGTACGCGAGGAGCCTTCATGTCCCTCATTAAAGTGGCAGAGAACTTTCAGCAGGAACTGGGCTGTGATTTCATCCTGGTGATAGACACAGAAGGACTGAAAGCCCCTGAACTGGCCAAGCTGGAGGACAGTTATGAACACGACAATGAGCTGGCCACACTGGTGATTGGACTGAGTGACATAACCATCGTTAACATGGCCATGGAGAACGCCACCGAAATGAAGGATGTTCTGCAAATTGTGGTCCATGCATTTCTGAGAATGGAGGAAATCGGGCACAAACCCAACTGCCAGTTTGTGCATCAGAATGTCAGTGATGTGTCTGCGCATGAACAAAACATGAGGGACAGGAAACACCTCCTGGAGCAGCTGGATGAAATGACCAAAGCTGCAGCGAGGTTGGAAAAACAAAGCAGGGTGATGAAATTTTCTGACATCATGGACTATGATCCGGAGAAGCACAGTTGGTACATCCCTGGGCTGTGGCATGGAGTCCCTCCCATGGCGCCAGTGAATATGGGATACAGCGAGAGCGTGTGTGAGCTGAAGAAATATCTGTTGGAATTTATGAGACACCGATCCCCTCGCAGAGCCTCCAAGAACGTTCCCCAGTTCATCAAATGGGTGAGGAGCCTCTGGAACGCCGTGAAACACGAGAACTTCATCTTCAGTTTCAGAAACAGCCTGGTTGCTGAAGCCTATACTCAGCTGTCTGTGATGTACGCGGAGTGGGAGTGGGATTTCCGCAAGGAGATACATCTCTGGATGTCCAAAACAGAAACCACCAtccagaaccaatccccagatgaTCTGGGTCCAGGCACCTTTGAGAAACTAAGGCTGGAAATTCACCAGATTCTGCACAGTGGGGAGCAGAAGATGCTGCAGAGTCTTCAGAGCTACTTTGAGAGTGGAGCTGGAAATCTACACCTGGTAGAGAAATACAGAGAAGACTTTCACCGAAGCGTGACATTTCTCCGACATGAACTGGAGAGCCATCTGCTCTGCAAGTCTGAAGAGGCCATTCGTATCCAGAAAGGTCGGAGCAAGATAGACCATCTGCAGACCGGGTACATGAAAACCATTGAAGGGAAGGTGGATGGGCTCTTGCGGGACTGCAGGGAAAGGGACAAGGCGCTAAAGCCCTATGAACTGAAAAGGGAGTTTGCCAAGATGTGGAAGGAAACCTTATCAGAGCTGCCACTGGAGAGCTTACCCCTACGCCAAATTCATAAAGACATCCACTACCAGCTGTGCAAGGACCTGGAGAACAGAGGGAGTTTGGTCAAGCAGATGCTCCATAAAGCCCAGAACTTGTTGACCTATCAAAGCAAACCGTTCTGCATGAAGAAGGAGTATCTGGACTTGGCTTGGCACAAAGCAGCTGTGGAGTTTATAACGCAGCAATGTACGCGTGAATTGGAAGAGTTCACAAAGTCCCTGATGGAGGAGTGTAGGAAGTATGTTGGGCAGAAGGTCCACTCCCAAGGGGATTACGACCAGACCTACTGCAGGGAATTGCTGTGGATGATCAACCAGAGGCTCCAGGAGAACGTCACTGGGAAGATTCGCATCAGTGCTTCCTTTGAAGTCGATTTAAAGCTTCACATCCTGGGGGAAGCGGCCAGCACCTTCCAGAAGATGCACGAAGACTTTCTCAAGAAGAACGACCCTCAGTGTCGCCTGGAGGAGCTGAGACCTCAGTATTTCTCCACCTTCAGAGACCTTTACTATGAGAAGGATGCCTGCCAGAAGAGAGCTTTTGATTTCAGCCACCAGTGTTTGATACCTGCTTTATGGGAATATATGAAGAAAAGACTCGGGATTGAGATCGTGGACGACTTTCTCAGCAGTGGAGAGTCCATCGAGTATGGCAGCCGGAGCTTCTTCCAGTTCACTGTGCAGAAGAAACTGCTGGAGGAGATGGACTTCAATAACTACATGAAATACGTCAGCAACTATGAAGGGTTTGTAAAGGCCTGGATCCAGACATGTCTGATCAGCCACTACAGAGAGACTGGGGGCTTGGGAGAACTGGAGAGAATGGTTCTAGCCACGATAATGAAGAAAATCCGGGACGCTCTGGAGAGCTCTGAGTGCCAAGACACCCTCACCATCTCTGAGTTCTTGGAGCAATTTTGCCAAGTGATGTGCAAAGAGCTGGTCATCTCCAAGGACAATTTGGAGGTGATCCTCTTCAAAAACACAGCCAGTGTCAGGCAGTTCTCAGCCGACATCCAGACCTTCCTCCCCCAGGTGGAAGAAAGCATCCTCTTGGGATGggaagagctgggtggggagatgGTCTTCACACAGCTCCAGTTCAAGCCCCAGGATGAGATCTTCAAGCACGTGTtcggctgtgggaagcagtgtccGTTCTGTAAAGTCCCCTGTGAAGCAGGAGGCAGCGACCACAAGCAGCATTTTGCATCAGTGCATCGGCCTAAAGGGCTGGGGGGCTACAGTTATGAGACAACTGACAGGCTTGTGTATTCTTTGTGCTCCTCTGATGTAGCTTCTAGTAAATCATTTAAAAACCTGAACACGGCATTTAAATGGCATCCCTACAAAGATTATCGCCAATTCTACCCCACCTGGTGCATCCAACCGGACCCCAGCATCAGCGCCTCCGATTATTGGAAGTTCATATTCACAAAGTTCAATCACCAGTTTGCCAGAGAGTACAATGTGCAGCCTGCCAATCTCCCCCCTGAGTGGAAGAAAATAACCAAGGAGCAGGCTCTGCAGAGCATTCGAGAGGCCTTTAACATGGAATAG